The Arachis hypogaea cultivar Tifrunner chromosome 16, arahy.Tifrunner.gnm2.J5K5, whole genome shotgun sequence genome contains a region encoding:
- the LOC112757140 gene encoding uncharacterized protein — MSRKFCWEIRRYNGSHTCTRATISQDHSKPDSNTVAKAIKPLVEVDPSIKVKSVIAEVQAKFNYTISYHKAWLAKQKALESIFGGWEASYKALPIWFEAMCHKDPSVVVHFETMTAYQGDDLVPNIRVLHRVFWSYYPCIRTFRHCKPIVQVDGTHLYGKYKGCLLVAVSQDGNNNIVPIAFAIHVVTRDGVGLISDRHDSIRSAIARSNGAWSPPRAFYMFCIRHIESNFLRKFKAPYLQKLIVNIGYSRIVRKYETRYQRLHERGEAYTNWLDRIPREKYALAFDGGYRWGHI, encoded by the exons ATGTCAAGAAAGTTCTGTTGGGagataaggaggtacaatggTAGTCACACCTGTACTAGGGCCACCATTTCTCAAGATCATTCGAAGCCGGATTCCAACACAGTTGCAAAAGCAATAAAGCCATTGGTAGAAGTTGACCCGTCTATAAAGGTGAAATCAGTGATTGCGGAAGTACAGGCAAAGTTTAACTACACCATTAGTTATCACAAAGCATGGTTGGCAAAACAGAAGGCATTGGAGTCAATTTTCGGAGGGTGGGAAGCTTCGTACAAAGCCTTGccgatatggtttgaggccatgtgtcacaagGATCCATCCGTAGTCGTTCATTTTGAAACAATGACTGCGTATCAGGGAGATGACTTGGTTCCTAATATTCGTGTACTACATcgagtcttctggagttattacccttgtATTAGAACATTCAGACATTGCAAGCCAATAGTGCAGGTAGACGGAACTCATTTGTATGGAAAATACAAGGGTTGTTTGTTGGTTGCAGTCTCACAGGATGGCAACAACAACATCGTGCCGATTGCATTTGCGATA CATGTTGTGACACGTGATGGTGTGGGCCTTATCTCCGATCGGCACGATTCCATTAGGTCTGCTATTGCTCGTAGTAACGGAGCTTGGTCTCCTCCGAGAGCATTCTACATGTTCTGCATCAGACATATAGAGTCTAACTTTCTGAGGAAATTCAAGGCTCCGTATCTGCAGAAGCTTATCGTCAACATCG GATACTCGCGAATAGTTCGCAAGTACGAGACACGTTATCAGCGTTTACACGAGCGGGGTGAGGCTTATACCAACTGGTTGGATCGGATTCCGCGTGAGAAATATGCTTTAGCATTTGATGGGGGATATCGATGGGGTCATATCTAG